The Leifsonia xyli genomic sequence GACCATCTGCGCGGTCCGCCGCCAGCAGGTCGTCGCCTGGGTCGGTGTCGGGTTCCTCGCGGTGCAGACGGTGGTCTGGGCCGGTCCTGGCGCGCTCGCCGGACTGGGCGTGATCGGCTCGGTCGTCTGGGTCGGCGTCGCGGTGGTCATCTCGGGCTCGCTGGCGAAGGCCGGCCGGGACGCGCTGCAGTTCGCCCGCGCCGAGCGCGAGGCGACGGAGTGGCAGGCGGCTCAGGAGGCGCACGTCATGGAGCGACAGCTGCGCCTGCGGCAGACCTATCGCGTCGCAGCGCCGATGCTCGCCGAGATCGTCCGCCGGGGAGGAGACCTCACGGAGGCCGAACGGCGAGAGTGCCGCTACCTGGAGGGGGCCATCCGCGACGAGATCCGCGGACGCCGGCTCCTCAACGACGACGTCCGCCGCGAGGTCATGGACGCGCGACGCCGGGGCGTGGTCGTCAGCCTGCTCGACGAGGGCGGCATCGACGACCTCGACCAGCGCGGGCTCGAGACGGTGCTGCGGAGACTGGCCGAGGCCATCCGCGGGACGACCACCGACAAGCTCATCGTGCGCACGGTTCCCCGCTCGTCGAAGACAGCCGTGACAGTCGTCGGCCTGCGCATGTCGGACGACGGCGCCGCGAACGCACTCGGGGCGGAGTCGGAGGACGACGAGGTCGACCTGTGGCTCGAGATCCCGCGTCCCGTCGGCACCCTCTGAGGACCGGGTCGTCGCGACCTCTCGTCACGAATCGGGGCGCGCTCCCGTCTTTAACAGGAGAAAGGGGCCGACACCCGAATTGTCGGCCCCTTTTCAAACCCCGAGTCAGGGCGACAACCCGAATATCGCCCTGACTCGCCCCCAAAGCACTCGCCCGCTTACCCTAGTCGGCGAGTGATTGGCGGTGTGACTCACGAGGAGAGACACCTAGCAATATCTATAGTGGTGCGGCTCCCAGTAAATACATAGTCGTCATTTTGGAGGACACCTGGGGGACACCACACGACCCCCGTTCAGGGTGCACCCGCGACATGACGCCCGACCCGCTTTCGGGGGACAGACCAGTCGGGGTACAAACGCCCGATCTCAGCCCGAGAACGATCGCCATGCGCCTGTTCCGGGGCGCAGTTCGCCGCGCAGGGCGCGCTGGGTCCGAGCCCAGGCGTCCGGCCCCTGCTCGGCCTGCGCCTCCTTGGCGGCCGCCGCCTGCTCGGCCGCCGCGGCAGCGAGCACCGCGGTCACCGCGGCGACCTCCTCCGGCGTCACGCCGCGCGTGAGGAACCGCAGCTGGGAGGGGTCGAGCGGCGAGTCCGCGCTCGCCGCCGCTGCGTGCGCGCCGCTCACAGCGGGATGTTCCCGTGCTTCTTCGGCGGCAGCGAAGCGCGCTTGGTGCGCAGCGCACGCAGTGCCTTGATCACCGAAACGCGCGTCGCGGCCGGCTCGATGACGCCGTCGAGCTCGCCGCGCTCGGCGGCCAGGAACGGGCTGGCCACGTTGTAAGTGTACTCGTTGGCGAGCTTCGTCCGCACGGCCGCGACATCCTCGCCGGCCTCCTCCGCACGTTTGATCTCACCCCGATACAGGATGTTGACCGCACCCTGACCGCCCATGACGGCGATCTCGGCGGTCGGCCAGGCGAGGTTGATGTCGGCGCCGAGCTGCTTGGAGCCCATGACGATGTAGGCGCCGCCGTAGGCCTTGCGGGTGATGATCGTGACGAGGGGCACGGTCGCCTCGGCGTACGCGTACAGCAGCTTCGCACCGCGGCGGATGACGCCCGTCCACTCCTGGTCCGTGCCGGGCAGGTAGCCGGGGACGTCGACGAGGGTCAGGATCGGGATGCCGAACGCGTCGCAGAAGCGCACGAACCGCGACGCCTTCTCACCCGCGTCGATGTTCAGCGTCCCGGCCATGGAGCTCGGCTGGTTGGCGACGATGCCGACGGAGCGTCCCTCCACCCGGGCGAAGCCGATGACGATGTTCGGCGCGAACAGCGGCTGCACCTCGAGGAACTCGCCGTCGTCCACGATGCCCTCGATGATCGTCTTGACGTCGTACGGCTGATTCGGCGAGTCCGGGATGACCGTGTTGAGACGCCGGTCGGCGTCCGTGATCTCGAGCTCCGGCTCGGACTGGAAGGTGGGCAGCTCCGCCAGGTTGTTCTGCGGCAGGTAGCTGAGCAGGGTGCGCGCGTAGTCGAGGGCGTCCTCCTCGTCGCTCGCCAGGTAGTGGGAGACGCCGGAGACCTTGTTGTGGGTCAGAGCGCCGCCGAGCTCCTCGAAGCCGACGTCCTCGCCGGTGACGGTCTTGATGACGTCCGGGCCGGTGACGAACATGTGGCTCGACTTGTCGACCATGATCACGAAGTCGGTGAGCGCGGGAGAGTACACCGCGCCGCCGGCCGCCGGGCCCATGACGATCGAGATCTGCGGGATGACGCCGGAGGCGGCGGTGTTGCGGCGGAAGATCTCGCCGTACTTGCCGAGCGCGACCACGCCCTCCTGGATGCGCGCGCCGCCGGAGTCGAGGATGCCGATCATGGGCACGCCGGTCTTGAGCGCGTGGTCCATGACCTTGATGATCTTCTCGCCGGCCACCTCGCCGAGCGAGCCGCCGAAGATGGTGAAGTCCTGGCTGAACACGGCGACATTGCGGCCGTGGATGGTGCCGACG encodes the following:
- a CDS encoding methylmalonyl-CoA carboxyltransferase, which produces MPVPLAGRVNGVTDTEDRQTDQLPDLTTTAGKLADLKERFHEAVTASGQAAIEKQHAKGKLTARERIDLLLDQGSFVELDEFVRHRTHAFGMEAKRPYGDAVVTGVGTIHGRNVAVFSQDFTIFGGSLGEVAGEKIIKVMDHALKTGVPMIGILDSGGARIQEGVVALGKYGEIFRRNTAASGVIPQISIVMGPAAGGAVYSPALTDFVIMVDKSSHMFVTGPDVIKTVTGEDVGFEELGGALTHNKVSGVSHYLASDEEDALDYARTLLSYLPQNNLAELPTFQSEPELEITDADRRLNTVIPDSPNQPYDVKTIIEGIVDDGEFLEVQPLFAPNIVIGFARVEGRSVGIVANQPSSMAGTLNIDAGEKASRFVRFCDAFGIPILTLVDVPGYLPGTDQEWTGVIRRGAKLLYAYAEATVPLVTIITRKAYGGAYIVMGSKQLGADINLAWPTAEIAVMGGQGAVNILYRGEIKRAEEAGEDVAAVRTKLANEYTYNVASPFLAAERGELDGVIEPAATRVSVIKALRALRTKRASLPPKKHGNIPL